In Vibrio bathopelagicus, one DNA window encodes the following:
- a CDS encoding DUF496 family protein produces MSSVFEIVNQARRKNKLKRELLDNEKKVRDNRKRVDLLDNLLDYVKPEMTHDEILGIIKNMKADYEDRVDDHIIKSAEISKARRDISRRIRELTEEDKQIQGKK; encoded by the coding sequence ATGAGCAGCGTATTTGAAATTGTTAACCAAGCACGACGTAAGAACAAACTTAAGCGTGAACTTTTAGACAACGAAAAGAAAGTTCGTGACAACCGTAAGCGTGTCGACCTTCTTGATAACCTACTTGACTACGTCAAGCCAGAAATGACTCATGACGAGATCCTAGGCATTATCAAAAATATGAAAGCTGACTACGAAGACCGTGTTGATGACCACATCATCAAGAGCGCAGAGATTTCTAAAGCTCGCCGTGACATCAGCCGTCGCATTCGTGAACTGACAGAAGAAGATAAGCAAATCCAAGGTAAGAAGTAA
- a CDS encoding D-Ala-D-Ala carboxypeptidase family metallohydrolase yields MYASILITLALSTTQPYPEEFERLYTEETEITYDDLVVDVHGYKVPTRSAFRGWMLLNRAEERVREIGQQLKDAGITQSMPLHLVLLQGTDWAMSNTTLFTLPDKKNVSNMINTLKYIQQYIEPEIGVVIPVSGERTQIYNQQAGGALRSKHLEFCALDLVPANGISREDLHAKLKKVHAEFGQKHNVGLGLYAGVRFHIDTCGFRQW; encoded by the coding sequence ATGTACGCAAGTATTCTGATTACCTTAGCGCTATCAACGACTCAACCCTATCCAGAAGAATTTGAAAGACTGTATACCGAAGAAACAGAAATCACTTACGACGACCTCGTGGTGGACGTTCATGGTTACAAGGTTCCGACTCGTTCAGCATTTCGTGGCTGGATGCTGCTCAACCGCGCAGAAGAGAGAGTAAGAGAGATAGGGCAGCAACTAAAAGATGCGGGCATAACCCAGAGCATGCCCTTACATCTGGTGCTGTTGCAAGGAACGGACTGGGCAATGAGTAACACAACTTTATTTACCCTTCCGGACAAAAAGAATGTATCGAATATGATCAACACCTTGAAATACATTCAACAATACATTGAGCCTGAAATCGGTGTCGTGATTCCTGTATCTGGTGAAAGAACTCAGATTTATAACCAACAAGCTGGCGGTGCACTGCGAAGTAAGCACTTAGAATTTTGTGCCTTAGACCTTGTTCCTGCCAACGGTATTTCTCGAGAAGACCTACACGCTAAACTCAAAAAAGTTCATGCCGAATTTGGACAAAAACATAACGTCGGACTGGGCTTATACGCTGGCGTGCGATTCCATATCGACACTTGTGGCTTTAGACAATGGTAA
- a CDS encoding SMP domain-containing protein: MKNMTQRFQTLLSVSNFSLAITALVMLLSIIVAYPMADHFSLPIQIVAHISTILVAALLKISYVGRCLAQYNLGLEVR, encoded by the coding sequence ATGAAGAACATGACTCAACGCTTCCAGACTCTACTTTCTGTTTCAAACTTCAGTTTAGCAATAACCGCTCTGGTTATGCTCCTCAGCATCATAGTGGCTTATCCTATGGCCGATCATTTTTCACTGCCAATCCAAATTGTTGCGCACATCAGCACAATATTGGTGGCAGCCTTATTAAAGATAAGCTACGTCGGACGCTGTCTTGCTCAATATAATCTTGGGCTAGAAGTTAGATAG